The following coding sequences lie in one Thalassoglobus polymorphus genomic window:
- the larE gene encoding ATP-dependent sacrificial sulfur transferase LarE, with the protein MVEQHAEKLVEILRQYGRVAVALSGGVDSAVVAQAAFLACGDKAVAVTASSPSLASGELELAKKLSAEIGIRHEVIKTAEFEVAGYQRNAGDRCYYCKSELYQFIEEILPRLNVDVICNGANLDDQGDHRPGMRAAQEHSVRSPMVEAGMTKADVRALAKHWGLEVWDKPAMPCLSSRVAYGVEVTAERVQMIDRAESFLRETFSLRELRVRFETNDLARIEVPVESIATLVAPDSREQIVQKFREIGFRYVTIDLEGFRSGNLNQVLDFVEFQPASPAPFA; encoded by the coding sequence ATGGTTGAGCAACACGCAGAAAAATTAGTCGAAATCCTTCGTCAGTACGGGCGCGTCGCTGTCGCCCTCTCAGGAGGTGTCGACAGTGCTGTTGTCGCTCAAGCTGCATTCCTTGCTTGCGGAGACAAAGCTGTCGCGGTGACGGCATCGAGTCCGTCACTAGCCAGTGGAGAACTCGAACTGGCGAAGAAACTCTCCGCAGAAATCGGGATTCGTCACGAAGTCATCAAAACGGCAGAATTCGAAGTCGCAGGCTATCAACGAAACGCCGGTGACCGCTGTTACTACTGCAAAAGTGAGCTGTATCAATTCATCGAAGAGATCCTGCCGCGATTAAATGTCGACGTCATTTGCAACGGTGCCAATCTGGATGACCAGGGAGACCACCGCCCGGGAATGCGAGCGGCACAAGAGCATTCCGTCCGAAGCCCTATGGTTGAAGCCGGAATGACAAAAGCAGATGTCCGGGCTTTGGCGAAGCATTGGGGTTTGGAAGTTTGGGACAAACCAGCGATGCCGTGTCTGTCGAGCCGTGTCGCCTACGGAGTTGAAGTGACCGCTGAGCGAGTCCAAATGATCGACCGTGCAGAATCGTTTCTTCGTGAAACATTTTCGCTTCGAGAACTTCGCGTGCGGTTCGAAACAAATGACCTGGCACGCATCGAAGTCCCTGTCGAATCGATCGCAACCTTGGTTGCTCCGGACTCCCGCGAACAGATTGTTCAAAAATTTCGAGAGATCGGATTTCGGTATGTCACAATCGATCTGGAAGGATTCCGCTCAGGAAATCTCAATCAAGTTCTGGATTTCGTAGAATTCCAACCAGCGTCTCCAGCACCTTTTGCGTAA
- a CDS encoding phytanoyl-CoA dioxygenase family protein, with protein MSHADRMHFEEHGFVILRNLASSDVVERMLKATEIGRKKAIPPVEFEADLQYPGSPASQLEPGGKTIRRLKQAHSRGIVFTEWLTFPPLRESLKQLLGPALVCPFAHHNCIMTKEPEFSSETGWHQDIRYWSYSRPELVSMWLALRPENKDNGCLQLVPGTHRMTFGQHQFDSELFFRDDLKENQALIEQRVYAELEPGDVLLFHCRTLHAASRNRTDKTKYSVVFTFRPLDNPPIPNSRSAASPELLIH; from the coding sequence ATGTCGCACGCAGATCGCATGCACTTCGAAGAGCATGGATTTGTAATTTTACGGAATCTGGCAAGTTCAGATGTTGTTGAAAGAATGCTCAAAGCGACCGAAATCGGTCGAAAAAAAGCGATTCCACCAGTCGAATTTGAGGCAGATTTACAATATCCCGGATCTCCTGCTTCGCAGCTTGAGCCCGGTGGAAAAACGATTCGACGCCTCAAACAGGCACACAGCAGAGGGATTGTCTTCACAGAGTGGCTCACTTTTCCACCGCTGCGGGAAAGCTTGAAACAACTTTTGGGACCGGCACTGGTCTGCCCTTTTGCGCACCACAATTGCATCATGACGAAAGAACCGGAGTTCAGTAGCGAAACCGGTTGGCATCAGGATATCCGGTATTGGTCCTATTCTCGCCCGGAGTTGGTCAGCATGTGGTTGGCACTCAGACCGGAAAACAAGGACAATGGATGCTTGCAACTAGTTCCCGGGACGCATCGAATGACCTTTGGGCAGCACCAGTTTGATTCAGAACTCTTTTTTCGTGACGACCTCAAAGAGAACCAAGCGTTGATCGAACAACGCGTATATGCAGAACTTGAACCGGGTGATGTGTTGCTGTTTCACTGCCGAACATTGCACGCAGCCTCTCGAAACAGAACCGACAAAACGAAATACTCTGTTGTCTTCACCTTCCGACCGTTAGATAATCCACCAATACCGAATAGCCGATCAGCAGCGAGCCCAGAGTTGTTGATTCACTAG
- a CDS encoding efflux RND transporter periplasmic adaptor subunit: MTTTSDVPVKAKATQQKSDAGAKKFAPMWLQWGATVLAICIVLLIGVGLFWGLARMKTAPPREEPEPTILRVEAFQIEAVPLKRFIASFGTARADIEVTVSAEVSGRVTEKNELEVGNVVRGPEIRTLANGQSSRKPGEVLVQIDPQTYRERVTQAESLLEQDRVNLNRLEKQEALNQRLLTQQRERLETITAEYERTLELYNRQAENESIVRQKKLELEQYREALIRLENDEELLPIQREELKAQRATHQSDLNLSQLELDKATVRAPTTGTLSDVLVEQGQYVRAGDPIVQITSTDRVEIPVAVTLEDAVLLGRLIQEGKLPVVQLARHEADFELSQSKTWKGYIERIDPVADVETRTVRAFVEVENAEQNQPLRPGTFTYARIEAGVIEPDQGVLIPREALLDGTVFVVSENEMQSDADNEKLSLAKPRQVTIADTYQAFALISQGLQENEQIVTTNLDIVVNNSLLDVRRIRSLDDELSRVKIPYLQRLSPKVQE, translated from the coding sequence ATGACTACCACATCCGATGTTCCGGTTAAAGCGAAGGCAACACAGCAGAAGAGTGACGCCGGGGCAAAAAAGTTCGCTCCGATGTGGTTGCAGTGGGGAGCCACGGTCTTAGCGATCTGCATTGTGCTTCTGATTGGAGTGGGGCTCTTCTGGGGTTTGGCACGCATGAAAACCGCTCCGCCTCGAGAGGAACCGGAACCGACAATCCTCAGGGTCGAAGCTTTTCAGATCGAGGCAGTTCCACTTAAACGATTCATTGCCAGCTTTGGAACAGCCCGGGCTGATATCGAAGTGACCGTCTCCGCGGAGGTTAGCGGTCGAGTCACTGAAAAGAACGAACTTGAAGTCGGAAATGTCGTTCGTGGCCCGGAGATCCGGACTCTTGCGAATGGACAATCTTCTCGAAAGCCGGGAGAGGTCCTTGTACAGATCGATCCTCAAACATACCGGGAACGTGTTACTCAAGCGGAGTCGCTTCTTGAGCAGGACCGAGTCAATTTGAATCGACTTGAAAAACAGGAGGCTCTCAATCAGCGGCTCTTGACTCAGCAACGCGAACGGTTGGAAACAATCACGGCTGAGTACGAAAGGACTCTCGAACTCTACAATCGGCAAGCTGAGAACGAATCGATCGTCCGGCAAAAGAAGCTCGAACTTGAGCAGTATCGAGAAGCGCTCATTCGGCTGGAAAACGATGAGGAACTGCTGCCGATTCAACGTGAAGAACTGAAAGCGCAACGCGCCACACATCAAAGCGACTTGAACCTCTCCCAGCTTGAACTGGACAAGGCGACCGTGCGAGCCCCGACGACCGGAACGCTCAGCGACGTCCTGGTTGAGCAAGGTCAGTACGTCAGGGCAGGGGACCCAATCGTTCAAATTACCTCGACAGATCGCGTTGAAATTCCGGTTGCCGTCACGCTCGAAGATGCTGTCCTTTTGGGCAGACTCATTCAAGAAGGAAAGCTCCCCGTCGTTCAACTTGCTCGACACGAAGCGGACTTCGAGTTGTCACAATCAAAAACCTGGAAAGGCTATATCGAACGGATCGATCCCGTGGCTGACGTAGAAACTCGCACTGTCCGTGCATTTGTCGAAGTCGAAAACGCCGAGCAAAATCAACCACTCCGCCCGGGAACTTTCACTTACGCACGCATCGAAGCGGGGGTGATAGAGCCTGATCAGGGTGTTCTGATTCCGAGAGAGGCCCTGCTCGACGGGACTGTGTTTGTGGTGTCAGAAAATGAAATGCAGAGCGACGCGGACAACGAAAAGCTCTCTCTCGCAAAACCCCGTCAGGTGACGATCGCTGATACATATCAAGCTTTCGCACTGATCTCTCAGGGACTTCAGGAAAACGAGCAGATCGTGACGACCAACCTTGATATTGTCGTCAATAATTCACTTCTCGACGTCCGCCGGATTCGCTCACTCGACGATGAACTGAGTCGAGTGAAAATTCCGTACCTGCAGCGACTTTCTCCAAAAGTGCAGGAATAG